tatatctgtaacagttttcttcctgggaaggatcggaggaccaaaatgcagcgttgttaaagttcatggttctttaattagAAAAACTATACATGGTTCTTTAATtagaaaaactatacatgaacagaatacaaaacaagaaccgtgaaaacccgaaaccagtcccgtgtggcacaaacactgacacaggaaacaaccacccacaaaatacccaaagaatatggccgcctaaatatggttcccaatcagagataaacacctgcctctgattgagaaccactctaggcaaccatagacttccCTAGacaactacactgaacacaaccccataaatctaataaacccctagacaagacgaaacacaataaatcacccatgtcacacactgtcctaaccaaaataataaagaaaacacagataactaaggccaggacGTGACAATATCTCtatggtcacccccaaaaccaattatttctttggccgcctctccttccagttctctgctgccaatgactggaacgaactacaaaaatctctgaaactggaaacactcatctctctcactagctttaagcaccaactgtcagagcaactcacagatgactgcacctgtacatagcccacctataatttagcccaaacaactaccttttttccctactgtattaattcattttatttatttattttgctcctttgcaccccattatttttatttctactttgcacattcttccactgaatctaccattccagtgttttacttgctatattgtatttactttgccaccatggcctttttttgcctttacctcccctatctcacctcatttgctcacatcatatatagacttgtttatactgtattattgactgtatgtctgttttactccatgtgtaactctgtgttgttgtatgtgtcgaactgctttgctttatcttggccaggtcgcaattgtaaatgataacttgttctcaacttgcctaccttgttaaatagaggtgaaataaataaataaatcaaaataaaagGGTCTGCATGAAAAGCAAGAGAAAGGAGGGTAAAGTGCACTCCATGGAAACAAACACAGATGAAGGGAACGACAGCACAGAGGATGTACATGCTAGCGAGTGCATAGGGGCAGTGAGGGCAAAAGGACAAAAGTGGTTTGTCACTCTGCTACTTAATAATAAACCACAGCAATGCCAGCTAGATTCAGGGGCCACATGCAACGTTATGAGCCTTAAAGACAAAAGGAGGCTCGCGCCCAGAGACAAACTCACACAGAGTAGCACCAAGCTGAAACTGTATTCAGGCCAGTTCATGACCTCTTTAGGCCTGTTTGTGACAGAGTGTGTTTTACGTGGCCAGAAACACACCATTGAGTTTGAAATAGTTGAGGCTAGTCAACAGCCATTATTGTCAGGTTCTACATGCGAGCGCCTTGGGCTTATTAACTTCACCATCCCAGCTGATCTTAACATTATAGACAAAGTCCAGGCTGGGCCCCTGAGCAAGGAGACACTCCTAAGCAAGTACCATGATGTCTTCAACGCACCGGTCGAGTCAGTTCCCTGGGAAGTCCACTTTGAGTTGGACGCAGCAATCCAGCCTGTCCAGTGTGCACCCTGCAATGTACCAGTGGCCATGAAAGCAGCAACGAAGGCTCAGCTTGACAAATACGAAGTAGATGGCCACATAATATCCGTCACCGAGCCTACAGACTGGATAACTAATATGGTTATCGTCAAGAAACCAGACAAGCTACGGATATGCATTGATCCTAAACACTTCAACCAGGCTCTGCGACGTTCACAATACATTATGCCCACGTTGGAGGATGTTCTTTACAAGCTCCCAAAGGCCAGAGTCTTCACGCTCGTGGATGCCAGAGATGCCTTCCTGCAGTGCAAGCTCGACGAGCCCAGCAGCTACATGACCACCTTTTGGACACCCTGGGGCAGGAAGAGGTGGTTGAAGCTTCCGTTTGGTGTCTCTGTGGCTCCAGAGCTGTATCAGCGGAAACAGCATGAGCTGTTGATGGGACTCAGTGGCGTGGAACCCATAGCAGATGACATCCTCGTAGTGGGCTGTGGGGTCAGTGATGAGGAGGCAGAATGTGACCATGACGCCAAGCTGCTGGCCCTGATGGTCAGATGCAGACAGGTCAAGCTAAGGCTAAGCATAAAAAAGCTTCAGTTTAAAGTGCCAGAGGTCCGCTTTCATGTGGAGGGAGCGCAACGCTTCGTCGGATTCGTCACCTACCTGTGTCAAAACCTGTCACGATTCAGAGTGACTCAAGCCAGTATGGACTTGGCAGTTGCCTCATGCAGGAGGGCCAGCCTGTGGCATTCGCCTCTAGGGCACTCACCCCAACAGAGCAGAACTATGCCCAGATAGAGAAGGAGTGCCTCAGCATTGTGTTTGTATGCCAATGCTTCCACCACTACCTGTACGGGCGCGACAATATTACAGTAGAGACAGATCACAAGCCCCTTATTGCTATATTCAGCAAGCCTCTTCTGAATGCCCCAAAGCGACTGCAGAGCATGCTACTGGCCCTACAAAACTACAACCTCAAGGTGGTGTATAAGCCAGGGCCAGAGATGTATGTGAGTGACACGCTCAGCAGGGATCCGAGTCTCACAAACGCTCCATGCATGAACAACACGCAGTGTGCAGCTTACAAACTGAGCAAACCTCAATGTTACGGACCAGCGCCTTATACAAATCAGACAGCACACAGACAGGGACGAGCAACTCCAGGCATTGAGGTCTATGATTCTGATGGGCTGGCCCGACTGCAAGGAAGAAACTGCTTTAGCCGTCAGAGAATATTGGCCAGTCAAAGATGAGCTCAGTGTTTAAAACGGAGTAATATTCAAGTGTCAGAGAGTCGTTGTTCCCCGGTCTCTGCGCCCTGAGATGTTGGCGCACGTGCACTCAAGGCACATAGGAGGCGAGGCCTGTTACAGACAAGCACGTGACACACTGTATTGGCCAGGAATGTAGAGTGAAATCAAAGACTATGTCAGTAAATGCACAATCTGCAATGAATATGCCATTGAGCAACAGAGATAGACGATGATGTCCCACGAGCTACCGATGCAACCCTGGCAGATAGTAAGTCTCGATCTCTTCCAGCACAGTGGCAAATACTTTTTGCTGGTAGTCGATCATTACTCAGACTTTTGGGAGATTGACCTCCTCCCCAACCTCTTAGCAGAGACAACGATCAAACGATGCAAGGCTCAGTTTGCCCGCTATGGCCAGCCAGATAGGGTGATTTCAGACAAttgtggaaggaccaccagagggcaggctgggctcatggatagtagcccaacaaggcatgggagacaaggtaaccagaggcaattaagcacagctgacggtactaatgacatactctccttcccctataagagagagaatggaaccagcagagagagggaaactatctctggaagatggccactgagagagaggagctatccaggaagaaccactaagacggTGACAATCCCGTGACTTTTTGTTGCAGCTTAAAGATAatcctattgtgttcctgtttcatctggagaagaagatatgtttttttccttggaagattttcattgattatgttgaaatgtttttgttgaccaaatgctctcaatagagaactgtgttaaatcaagaaaacctactcctgactcgtttattccaccttcccgctttagagtgacgcccaaTTACTTGGTCCGCTCACACAATGGACCCCAATTCTCCGAAGTTGAGTTCTGAGAATTTGCAGCAGGATGGGAATTTGAGCACATCACTTCATCACCAAGACACCCAAAAGCTAATGGGAAGGCGGATTCTGTTGTAAAAATCGCAAAGAACCTCTGCAAAAAGGCTCTGCGAGAGGGCAAAGATGCCTGGAAAGCAATCCTGCAGTGGCGCAATACCCCGACAGAAGGCATGGATAGCAGTCCGGCACAGCTCCTCATGGCACGGCGCTTAAAAGCAGCTCTGCCAGTAGCCAGCACTCTCCTGGAGCCATGTGTGGTGACAGACATGCTGGTGAAGCTACGTCACAGAAAACAGGTCTCCAAGTTCATCTACGACAAATCAGCAAAAGACTTACCTGAGCTCAGGGTGGGTGAAACGGTGTGAATGAAGTGACTACCAGGGGACCGGACAGGCCTCTGGAGACTCGGATCCTGTGTACAGAAAGTGGCACCACGCTCCTACTTGGTCAAAGTGAATGGATCACTGTACTgtcgtaacagggttgaccttcgGATTGCTGAGCCAGCACCTACTCAGAACCCTGATGGCCAAAGGGGTCGCATGACAAAAGACAGAACCCCAGCAAGTCACATGGGGCCTGAGGCACTGAGCGAAGAGCCAGGGGATCACAGGTCGGCCGCTCCCTCGCCCATTAATTCGCCCCTTAGACAGTCAGGTGACACGCTTGTGCGGGAACCCGCAGTCCTCGCAGACAATGCCCCTGTCTTTTCACGCTGCGGCGTCTGTCCCAGCCACCAAAAATACTTAATCTGTAGGTTTCCCATCAGGGATTgttgacagacagagataaaagTGAAGAGaatatcaaaatgtgtttttaccagagaaaaataaataaatactgaacTGTTCATGTTGGAAATTGTAACTAGGTTTGTTTTGTTAGTGAATTGACACCTCCTGTCCTATTttattaaatggaagatgttatgggtgtaagatggcacagtgatgccaTCTGTTGGTAAATGTTCATTACTGCAACTCGTGTTTCACCGGAGTGCTTGAGATACCCGGATGTTTGTGAAGTACTTGAACAAGACTGGTTACTCGCATCAATGCCTCGGTCTCGTCAATTAACATTCAAGCAAATTGTTTCTGCTTGGTGGGAATGAATTTGAAGCCGTACAATATTGCGGACCAAAACGGAACCATGGACAGAATGTGTTGACACTGTCGTCTTCATTGGATTCAAGGTTTGATGTTATTTATTAGCATGCTCAGATGATATCAGCATTTGATTGTTAGGGTatacagcaggggtgtcaaactcaatccATTGGCCTAGTGTCTGCTAGGTTTAGTGTTTtcccctttcaattaagacctagacaaccagttAATTCATTAATCAAGTACAACGGACGAGTGAACATGCAGAGAATTGGCCTTCGtcggaatgagtttgacacgtgctaTACACGATAAGCAACcgttttttacctttatttatgcAGAGAATCTAAATAGACACTATGGTCTATTTTGCAACTGTTGCCTGTATTACAACAAACAACAATTTAAAAAGCTCAGAGATAACATATTACATAAAGATCAGAAATACAGAGCAAAATTATTCGATTTTCAATCACAAACAAATACACGAGCAAGCAACATGAGTACAGGAAATACACAAAGAAAAACAAAACTATAATAAAAAAACAACCTTATCCTTGGTAAATAATTGTATCTGAATTGCCCGTAAGCCACTAATGCATCCTATTTGAAGCAGTCAAATAAATGGAATACTTGTCAATGTCGAGAGCATAACCTTCATAGTGCCAAAACGCGCACCGCACAACTGTAGCCTAGTCAAGCCAATCCCTGGAATGTTGTGCTGTTAAACGGCATTTTTCTATAGAGGGGAAGTTCTGCAGGTGTTATTGCCTTCCCTGTAAGTGGAAGGGAGGAGTTAACGATATCTCGGTGGGTGTgtagactatatatatatctcaatcAATCAATGGTGGAAAaggtactcaattgtcatacctgactaaatgtaaagataccttagtagaaaatgactcaagtgttGCTAAAATTGCtaaattgctaaaatgtactttaagtataaaaagtaaaagtataaacctTTTTAAATTCAGATGGTACAATTTtctttcttttgttgttgttggatagccaggggcatactccaacactcagacatcatttacaaacaaagcatttgtgtttagtccgccagatcagaggcagtacggatcaccagggatgttctcatcataagtgtgtgaattggacaattttcccaGCAAAATGTAAcaggtacttttgggtgtcagggagtAAGTacatgtatggagtaaaaagtacataattttctttaggaataaagtaaaagttggcaaaaatataaatagtaaagttgTGGTatttctttcctccttaatgcatttgagccaatcagttttgtgttgtgtcaaggtagctgtggtatacagaagatagccctatttggtaaaagaccaagtccatattatggcaagaacagctcaaataagcaaagagaaacgacagtccatcattactttaagacacgaaggttagtcaatacggaaaatgtcaagaactttgaacgtttcttcaaacgcagtcgcaaaaaccatcagctatgatgaaactgggtctcgtgaggaccgccacaggaaaggaagacccagggttacctctgctgctgaggataagttcattagagttaccagcctcagaaattgcagcccaaataaatgcttcacagagttcaagtagcagacacatctcaacatcaactgttcagaggagactgcgtgaatcaggccgtcatggtcaaattgctgcaaagaaaccactactaaaggacaccaataataagaggagacttgcttgggccaagaaacatgctCAATTGACATATATGTATGTATTTGAGTTATACTacccccaccttgtcacaacccaactgattggctcaaatgcagaAAAAAAATTGACAAATCAACTTTTAACTAGGTATacctgaaatgcattccaggtgactatctcaggaagctggttgagagaaagtgtgtgcaaagctgtcaaggcaaagtgtggctactttgaagaatctcaaatataaaatatatttggatttgtttaataaaatgttggttattacatgattccaaaGAAAGTagtgaaaaataaagaaaaacccttgaatgagtgtccaaacctttgactggtactgtatgtgttagtGTGATATTTATCATCAGGTAATAACCTGAATAACCTATATAGCAGCGAATCAACTGCTACACATCTTTTATCTTTTATAGGATCAGTTTGTGTGATAACGCTCATTCAGGAGCTTTGCCAAGGGCCTCTAGGTGGAAAGACTTTCTCTCTTTCGTTTTTATTTGCAATGAGAATAGCGACACCATTTTGATGCATGTAGAGTGTTGTGGGAAGTAAGGTCATTGACAGCTCCAGGTAAATGTCTGTCTGTTAACCCCGATTTGTATTTGCCTCTTTAACGCACAGTTTTACAGGTCTGCAGAGTGAAAGCATTACACAACACCCACCAACAACCTGGATAGTTATCCGCTAGCAGATCAACTGAGCAAGCAAGAGATGCAAGAGACAACGAGGAAGTAAAACATGAGAAAAGCAAACCATTCACACTTATAAAGCTGGACTGAGAGAAGAccagaggataaagagagagagaaggggtgagttTTTGAGTTGCAGTGTGGAGGTTGGAGGGAGGTCATGGTGTGGCAGGGGCTGTGGGTGTTTAAGCCCCGCTTTGGGAAGTGTGGGGGCCGGTTCAGAGTggtgcctgctctctgtgtgctGATAGTCAGTGCTGCCCTGCTAGCTCTACTCTTCATTGACTCCATTGAGTCATGGGCCACATACATGAATATGAACACAATGGTAGAGGCACAGGGGGGGATCATACCCCCTCAGAGTGTCCCCCCAACCAGACCCGAGGAGTACCTCCATATGCCCAGCCCTCATGTCTGCCAGCATGCCAAGGCCTACCTCATCACCGTGGTGACCTCCGTCCCAGCCAATCAGAGGGCCCGCCAGGCCATCCGGGACACGTGGGGTGGGGAGGTGGTCAGTGGTCATAGGGTCATGACCTTGTTCATGCTCGGGGTGGCCTCTGACCCCGGGCTAGCCAAACTGCTGATAGATGAGTCCTGGGAAAGAGGGGATCTGATCCAAGGGCGTTTCTGGGAGTCCTACTCCAACCTGACCCTGAAGACGCTATCGATGCTGAGCTGGGCCCAACGGTTCTGCCCCCAGGCCCACTTCCTGGCCAAGGTGGACGATGACGTCCTGTTCAACCCTGGGGCCCTTCTGCTCTACCTGAACAGCACCTACGAGCACGGGGACCTGTACCTGGGCCGGCTCCACCAAAACGTGGCCCCAGACCGAGACCCAGGCAGTTAAGCACTACCTCCCTAGAGGGGCGTACCCTGCCTCTGTCTTCCCTGACTACTGCAGCGGCACTGCCTACATCCTGTCCCGCTCAGCCTTGCTCAAGATCTCCCTGATGGCCGCTGCCTCGCCTCCGTCCACTCCTCTGCCCCCCGAGAACATGTTTGTGGGACTGTGTGCCCGTGAGGCTGGAATGCTGCCCTCCCACTGCCCACTGTTCTCTGGTGGGCCTGTGGTGCTCTACGGGCGCTGCTGCTACCAGGCCATGGTGTCCATCCATCACATCTCCCCCAGCGAGATGCTCCGGTTCTGGGCTGAcatccactcccctctctcctgctcctggTTGGATATGCGTGCCTCCCTGGGGGTCTGTAAAGTCCGGGTCATGCTGGGGACCTTTCTGGGGGTGGAGCAGGGGCTATGAGAGCGTTATTGCCATTGTGGATAGAAAATACTATTGCGTTATGGGGAGCTGTTTCTCTGCCAGTATTTCAATACTGTGAATAGCACAAGCGGCAAGCACTCTATTTCATTAGCTACGATGAGGAATCACTGTGCAGTGTGAAAATGTACTTTTATTTTTATAGACTTTTTGGAAcactttaaatgtattttatggtGACGATTATTACGCTAGCATTTTGTAAAAGCTGAAGCTATATGAATCTGTTGATTTATTAGTGTGAATATATTTTTAAGACTGttaaaacacacactacacagacaTTAACTGTAGATATGAAAATATTACTGACCAGGAAACATAACATACAGGATATCCTAATGTCAGTGTTTCACCTATATTAATTTCGCAGTGTTTGATATTTCCTTTACATTGTACTATCCAGTACAACAATGAAACATATAAACATCAAATGTAAATGCTTAAATGTCAAATAATTTCTCACGTTTGTCATTTCATTTGCTTGTTGTGATAGCATGAATTGTGACAAATTACATCAATTGGCAATTGACAATGCTTTTCCATACTCCCTCCAGCATGTGACATTTTTTCATTGTTTCGCCCAACAAGCAAGGAGTTTTtctatggaggtcaatgagagggTGTCGAATTTGGTTAACAAAAATATTTATGGATTATTTGCTGCATGAggtttatttgatcaaatagaaGTTTCGTAATGATTATGTTGATACGAGTctactgatataagtaggacacatgacatcccggcaactttgagaaaaaacatGTTAAATCGGAGTTGTCTCTAGATGGCTATGTATATTCATGGCATGCGGCTAGTACCATAGCCTCTCTCCACTGAATATAGACGGTTGCGGGCGGTTGTCAACATCCCTCATCGGATATTCAAAAAAGGATTACAATAATGAGCTGTATCCACCAATCCAAGGAAAGGATAGGCGGGAGCTAGACAGCCCGCCATGCCGCTTTGTGGGCAACGACTCCATTGTTAGGGTGGAAAGACATGTATCTTGTCAGTATACGGTATCTATAATATTTGGTATTGCTAGCATGCCCAGGCAACCTCTTCCTCTTCTACCACATTGAAAAGGCAAAGGAGCAATGAGGAAACTATATAACATTTGAATTTTGACAGTCTTAAACCACAGAGTTTGGAAAATAATTGTCAATTGTAACTGAGAAAGCATGAATTGTGACAAAAAGAAAATGCAGTCACAACAAGCAAAAACATGAGAAATAGTTTGTCATTTAAGCATTTAAATGTTGTTTTTAAATATGTCAGTGTTGTACTGGATAGTACCATGGAATTTAAATATGTGACTAGTTTCATGAAACTACTTTACAGGAGAGGCATTTCAATATAATAAAAAGAAAAAGACCAATGTCTTCTGGAagatgtgaactttcatgtgccttaatcgttaatgtgtatgccatctgtaaatatgaataaaaaaattacattacaagcctagttgatttagccatggaaaaagaccggaaccttcccgctagccattattggctgagataatggatgtgctgcacatgccgagagatgagttaggattggtctgccatgtagcacgcttctgtctataacatgagctgcttaGTATTTGTAGGTAATCCTTTTCTAAAGCGGCATTTTTTAAATGACAAAAAAAGTGTTTCTAAGGCTGTTGAAATGGTTTTGAAAGTTGTTTTGAAATCAATGTAATGCCTGGTGGAAGCAGAGtgtgat
The sequence above is drawn from the Oncorhynchus keta strain PuntledgeMale-10-30-2019 unplaced genomic scaffold, Oket_V2 Un_scaffold_584_pilon_pilon, whole genome shotgun sequence genome and encodes:
- the LOC118361425 gene encoding beta-1,3-galactosyltransferase 9-like codes for the protein MVWQGLWVFKPRFGKCGGRFRVVPALCVLIVSAALLALLFIDSIESWATYMNMNTMVEAQGGIIPPQSVPPTRPEEYLHMPSPHVCQHAKAYLITVVTSVPANQRARQAIRDTWGGEVVSGHRVMTLFMLGVASDPGLAKLLIDESWERGDLIQGRFWESYSNLTLKTLSMLSWAQRFCPQAHFLAKVDDDVLFNPGALLLYLNSTYEHGDLYLGRLHQNVAPDRDPGS